A region of Lycium barbarum isolate Lr01 chromosome 1, ASM1917538v2, whole genome shotgun sequence DNA encodes the following proteins:
- the LOC132611748 gene encoding uncharacterized protein LOC132611748 encodes MSNLSKLEFVALDISGKNHLSWVLDAEMHLDAKGLGATITQNNTASSQDKAKAMIFLRHHLDEGLKVEYLTVKDPLELWTGLKERITSQLKLCGDNITDEDMLEKTLTTFHASNLVLQQQYRERGFKKHADLISCLLVAEQHNTLLLKNHEARPTGTAPFPEANVVATHGPTERR; translated from the exons ATGTCGAATTTGTCAAAGCTTGAGTTTGTGGCACTTGATATCTCCGGAAAGAATCACCTATCATGGGTACTCGATGCTGAAATGCACCTAGACGCCAAAGGTCTTGGTGCCACGATTACTCAAAATAATACAGCATCGAGTCAAGACAAAGCGAAGGCAATGATTTTCCTTCGTCATCATCTGGATGAAGGATTGAAAGTTGAATACCTGACAGTGAAAGATCCACTTGAATTGTGGACTGGTTTGAAGGAAAG AATTACGTCCCAATTGAAATTATGTGGGGATAATATAACTGACGAGGATATGTTGGAAAAGACTCTTACGACTTTTCATGCCTCCAATTTGGTATTACAACAACAGTACCGTGAAAGGGGTTTTAAAAAGCATGCTGATTTGATATCATGTCTTCTTGTAGCTGAGCAGCACAATACCCTTTTATTGAAAAATCATGAAGCCCGTCCCACTGGAACTGCTCCATTCCCggaagcgaatgtggtagcaacACATGGCCCAACTGAAAGAAGATAA